GGTTCGAACGCGCGCTGGGCCCGGAAAGCCTTCAGCCCGATCCGGCCGATCACGTCATCATCGACGTGCGCGGCGCGCATTTCTGGGACATCTCGGCCGTGGGAGCGCTCGACAAGGTGGTCGAGCGTATGCGCCGCAACGGGCGCAGCGTGCAGGTCGTCGGCCTCAACCGGGCGAGCAGCGATCTCGTCGACAGGTATGCCCTGACGGACAAGACCGGGGTCGAGATCGGGCTCGCGCCGCACCCTTAGGCAGGGCGCGACACCTGGCGACCCTGGGCCTACAGGATGTACTTGCTGAGGTCCGTATCCTCGGCGAGGTCTTTCAGCCGGTCGCGGACATAGGTCGCATCGACCGTCACGGTTTCGCCCTGGTGGTCTTCCGCGTCGAAGCTGATGTCTTCGAGCAGCCGTTCCATCACGGTCTGGAGCCTCCGAGCGCCGATGTTCTCCACGCCCTCGTTCACCTGCGCCGCAATCTTCGCGACTTCGCCGATCGCGTCTGACGTGATGTCCAGCTGCACGTCCTCTGTGCCGATCAACGCGCGATACTGCGCCACCAGATTGGCCCGGGTTTCCGTCAGGATGGCGACGAAATCCTCCTCGGTCAGCGCGCGCAGTTCCACCCGGATCGGCAGGCGGCCCTGAAGTTCGGGAAGCATGTCGGACGGCTTGGCGACGTGGAAGGCGCCGCTCGCGATGAAGAGCACGTGGTCAGTCTTCATCGGGCCGTACTTGGTGCTGACCGTCGTGCCTTCGATCAGCGGGAGCAGGTCCCGTTGCACGCCTTCACGGCTGACCGATCCACCGCGTACGTCGCTGACGGCAATCTTGTCGATCTCGTCCAGGAATACGATCCCGTTCGTTTCCGCATTTTCCAGCGCGACGCGGGCGACGTCGTCCTGGTCCATGCGGCGGTCGGATTCTTCCTCGACCAGCTTGTCCCACGCGTCGGGGACCTTCAGCTTGCGGCGCTTGGTCGGCTGCTTGCCGAAGGCCTTGCCCATCATGTCGGACAGGTCGATCATCCCGATATTGCCGCCCATCCCGCCAAGGTCCATCGGCATGGAAGGCGCTTCGGTCACTTCGATCTCGACCTCGGTATCGTTCATAGAATTGTCGACGATCCGGGCGCGGAAACTCTCGCGCGTCGCTTCGGACGCGTTCTCGCCCACGAGCGCATTGAGCAACCGGTCCATGGCCGCCTTGCTGGCGAATTCGCGAACCGCTTCGCGCCGGCGGTCCTTTTCCAGCCGAATCGCTTCCTCCACGAGGTCGCGCGCGATCTGTTCGACGTCGCGGCCGACATAGCCCACCTCGGTGAACTTGGTCGCCTCGACCTTGACGAAAGGCGCATCGGCCAGCTTCGCGAGGCGGCGGCTGATCTCGGTCTTGCCGCAACCGGTCGGGCCGATCATCAGGATGTTCTTCGGCGTCACTTCGTCGCGCAGTTCCGGACCCAGCTGCTGCCGCCGCCAGCGATTGCGCAGCGCGACCGCCACGGCCCGCTTCGCGTCCTTCTGTCCGATGATGTGTTCGTCGAGTGCGGCGACAATCGCCTTGGGTGTCAGTGCTTCTGTCATCGCGCGGCATTTGGGGGCCGATGCCGCCACGCGCAAGGCGGGCAGGCGAACGGACGAGACGTCAGGCGGTGCAGGCCAGCTTGCTGTTGTACTCGGCATGGGCCGCGACGATCTGCGCGATGTCGTCCGGCTGCGGCGTCGC
This genomic interval from Qipengyuania sp. JC766 contains the following:
- the hslU gene encoding ATP-dependent protease ATPase subunit HslU, encoding MTEALTPKAIVAALDEHIIGQKDAKRAVAVALRNRWRRQQLGPELRDEVTPKNILMIGPTGCGKTEISRRLAKLADAPFVKVEATKFTEVGYVGRDVEQIARDLVEEAIRLEKDRRREAVREFASKAAMDRLLNALVGENASEATRESFRARIVDNSMNDTEVEIEVTEAPSMPMDLGGMGGNIGMIDLSDMMGKAFGKQPTKRRKLKVPDAWDKLVEEESDRRMDQDDVARVALENAETNGIVFLDEIDKIAVSDVRGGSVSREGVQRDLLPLIEGTTVSTKYGPMKTDHVLFIASGAFHVAKPSDMLPELQGRLPIRVELRALTEEDFVAILTETRANLVAQYRALIGTEDVQLDITSDAIGEVAKIAAQVNEGVENIGARRLQTVMERLLEDISFDAEDHQGETVTVDATYVRDRLKDLAEDTDLSKYIL